The proteins below are encoded in one region of Juglans microcarpa x Juglans regia isolate MS1-56 chromosome 4D, Jm3101_v1.0, whole genome shotgun sequence:
- the LOC121260577 gene encoding transcription factor bHLH74-like, whose product MDGHENEDVGFQHGGEDNLHCPSLGMSTNPLPEKISGMIMSSVSMYKPSNGADPFFSSGWDPLASLSQNENFGGSSTVSHSEFANPPYPIALENQGTSSTCQLVRYPSNSSFVELVQKLPCFGSGSFSEMANSFGLPDCGQIANSGCPQNYASLKESGTGITSTNGVLSRDDPQISCEGAIGSSPDAKKRKRASDSKNSPVTHQNAEGELQKDLSRESSDVLKEPDEKKPKIEHSKGSNLRGKQTGKQAKDTSSGDASRENYIHVRARRGQATNSHSLAERVRREKISERMRLLQELVPGCNKITGKAVMLDEIINYVQSLQQQVEFLSMKLATVNPELNIDIEQILSKDIINSRGGVGAILGFAPGMSSSHGYPRGIFQGTFPSIPSTTPKYPLLPQTVLDNELQNLFQAGFNSCPAVDNLGSNGNLKPEFQ is encoded by the exons ATGGATGGTCATGAAAATGAGGATGTGGGATTTCAACATGGAGGTGAGGATAACCTGCATTGTCCATCTTTAGGAATGAGCACAAACCCACTGCCTGAAAAGATTTCAGGAATGATTATGAGTTCTGTCTCCATGTATAAACCTTCAAATGGAGCTGACCCTTTCTTTAGTTCTGGTTGGGATCCACTTGCTTCCTTGAGTCAAAACGAGAATTTTGGAGGTTCTTCCACGGTTTCTCACAGTGAATTTGCCAATCCACCTTACCCTATTGCACTAGAAAATCAGGGAACTAGTAGCACATGCCAACTGGTACGATACCCATCCAATTCCAGCTTTGTCGAACTAGTGCAGAAGCTTCCGTGCTTTGGAAGTGGGAGCTTCTCAGAAATGGCTAATTCCTTTGGCCTTCCCGACTGTGGCCAGATTGCTAATTCTGGGTGCCCTCAGAATTATGCATCACTCAAAGAGAGTGGCACTGGAATAACTTCAACAAATGGTGTACTGTCTCGAGATGATCCCCAAATTTCATGTGAGGGTGCTATAGGCTCTTCACCTGATGCAAAGAAAAGGAAACGAGCGTCTGATTCCAAGAATTCACCCGTCACGCATCAG AATGCCGAGGGGGAACTACAGAAGGATCTTTCTCGGGAGAGTTCTGATGTTCTAAAAGAACCTGATGAGAAGAAACCAAAAATTGAACACAGCAAAGGTTCAAATTTGCGTGGTAAACAAACGGGTAAACAAGCTAAAGATACTTCCAGTGGAGATGCTTCTAGAGAAAATTACATCCATGTAAGAGCCCGAAGGGGCCAGGCCACAAACAGTCATAGCCTTGCAGAAAGG GTGAGAAGAGAAAAGATTAGTGAGCGGATGAGATTGCTTCAAGAACTAGTTCCTGGGTGCAATAAG ATCACTGGGAAGGCGGTAATGCTTGACGAGATTATAAACTACGTGCAGTCGCTGCAACAGCAAGTTGAG TTTCTGTCAATGAAACTTGCCACTGTCAATCCAGAACTGAACATTGATATAGAACAGATTCTGTCAAAAGAT ATAATTAATTCACGGGGTGGCGTTGGAGCTATTCTAGGATTTGCTCCGGGAATGAGCTCCTCTCACGGTTATCCACGTGGAATTTTTCAAGGGACCTTCCCAAGTATCCCCAGTACAACTCCAAAATATCCCTTGCTGCCCCAG ACTGTCTTAGACAATGAGCTCCAGAATCTTTTCCAAGCGGGATTTAATTCTTGTCCAGCAGTTGACAATTTGGGATCAAATG GGAACTTGAAACCCGAATTTCAATGa
- the LOC121260705 gene encoding AP2-like ethylene-responsive transcription factor ANT: MKSMHDNNGSNNNWLGFSLSPQMKMEVTTEPQHHQHQYHHQGQASSAAVSGSIPTGYYLSSHLNSSGICYVVGENGGFHSPLSVMPLKSDGSLCIMEALTRSQPEGMVSSPSPKLEDFLGGASMGTHEYGSHEREAMALSLDSIYYNQNAEAETSREHSLDLLQEPFRQQDQQIPVQSHQYYTGLPCHGIYQQPLEQESKETHISDCDSQIPQISEDGIPCLKNWVSRQYSAHHSLGQQMGNNMVDDGGASGSVGAMGCGDLQSLSLSMSPGSQSSCVTAARQISPNGLECGALETRKRGPGKVAQKQPVHRKSIDTFGQRTSQYRGVTRHRWTGRYEAHLWDNSCKKEGQTRKGRQVYLGGYDMEEKAARAYDLAALKYWGPSTHINFPLENYQVELEEMKNMSRQEYVAHLRRKSSGFSRGASMYRGVTRHHQHGRWQARIGRVAGNKDLYLGTFSTQEEAAEAYDVAAIKFRGVNAVTNFDITRYDVERIMASNTLLAGELARRNKDPEPRTEAIDYNPSVQNVGEETNHPENDNGNGPDWKMVLYPSPQQTPNACVESLDHHQKTMSSVNYRNASFSMALQDLIGVDSVNSSQAMVDNSGKLGTHFSNPSSLVTSLSSSREVSPDKTGSTMLFAKPPSGSKFVSPAAGVSSWYPTAQLRPGAISMAHMPVFAAWTDT, encoded by the exons atgaagtccATGCATGATAATAACGGGAGCAATAATAACTGGTTGgggttctctctctcaccccAAATGAAAATGGAGGTTACTACTGAGCCCCAGCATCATCAACATCAGTACCATCATCAAGGCCAGGCTTCTTCTGCTGCCGTTTCCGGTTCTATCCCTACTGGCTACTATCTTTCCTCACACCTTAACAGCTCTGGAATCTGTTATGTAGTCGGAGAAAATGGTGGTTTTCACTCCCCTTTGTCCGTAATGCCACTCAAGTCGGATGGGTCTCTCTGTATCATGGAAGCTCTCACTAGATCACAACCAGAAG GGATGGTGTCAAGTCCGTCTCCGAAATTGGAGGACTTTCTGGGTGGTGCAAGCATGGGAACCCACGAGTATGGAAGTCATGAAAGAGAAGCAATGGCTCTTAGCTTAGATAGTATCTATTATAACCAAAATGCCGAGGCCGAAACCAGCAGGGAACATTCCCTGGACCTTCTTCAAGAGCCCTTCAGGCAACAAGACCAACAGATTCCAGTTCAAAGTCACCAATATTATACTGGGCTTCCGTGCCATGGGATTTATCAACAACCCTTAGAGCAAGAATCTAAGGAGACCCATATTTCCGATTGTGATTCCCAAATCCCTCAAATCTCAGAGGATGGGATACCTTGCCTGAAAAATTGGGTGTCTAGGCAGTACTCTGCCCATCATTCCCTGGGGCAGCAGATGGGTAACAACATGGTTGATGATGGTGGAGCTTCTGGGTCTGTTGGTGCAATGGGTTGTGGGGATTTACAGtctctaagtttgtccatgAGCCCCGGTTCTCAGTCCAGCTGTGTTACAGCTGCAAGGCAGATATCGCCTAATGGATTAGAATGTGGTGCTTTGGAAACAAGAAAGAGAGGTCCTGGAAAGGTTGCTCAAAAGCAGCCTGTACATAGGAAGTCCATAGATACATTTGGTCAAAGGACGTCACAGTATCGAGGTGTTACAAG GCACAGGTGGACTGGTAGATATGAGGCCCATCTTTGGGATAACAGTTGCAAAAAGGAAGGACAAACCAGGAAAGGAAGGCAAG TTTATCTGG GGGGTTACGATATGGAAGAGAAAGCAGCCAGAGCTTACGATCTTGCGGCCCTTAAGTACTGGGGACCTTCCACCCATATTAACTTCCCG TTGGAAAACTATCAAGTAGAATTGGAAGAAATGAAGAACATGAGCCGGCAGGAATATGTTGCTCACTTGAGGAG GAAAAGCAGTGGGTTTTCCAGGGGTGCGTCAATGTACCGGGGCGTCACGAG GCATCACCAGCATGGTAGATGGCAAGCTCGGATTGGCAGGGTTGCAGGGAACAAGGACCTTTATCTTGGGACGTTCA GCACCCAAGAGGAAGCAGCCGAAGCTTATGACGTTGCTGCCATAAAGTTTCGCGGGGTAAATGCTGTAACTAACTTCGACATCACCAGATATGATGTTGAAAGGATCATGGCCAGCAATACTCTACTTGCTGGAGAACTGGCTAGGCGAAACAAAGATCCAGAGCCTAGAACTGAAGCCATTGATTATAATCCCTCAGTGCAGAACGTTGGGGAAGAAACAAATCACCCCGAGAATGATAATGGGAACGGCCCAGATTGGAAGATGGTTTTGTACCCATCCCCCCAGCAAACACCAAATGCCTGCGTCGAATCACTTGATCATCATCAAAAGACTATGAGTTCAGTCAACTACAGAAATGCCTCTTTCTCAATGGCCCTACAGGATCTGATTGGCGTTGATTCAGTGAACTCAAGCCAGGCGATGGTGGATAACTCTGGCAAACTTGGAACCCATTTTTCCAATCCATCCTCTCTAGTGACTAGTTTGAGCAGCTCAAGAGAGGTTAGCCCGGATAAGACCGGCTCCACAATGCTTTTTGCGAAACCACCTTCGGGTTCAAAGTTTGTCAGCCCTGCTGCCGGTGTTAGTTCTTGGTACCCGACAGCTCAGTTGAGGCCGGGTGCAATCTCCATGGCACACATGCCTGTTTTTGCTGCTTGGACCGATACCTAA
- the LOC121260772 gene encoding uncharacterized protein LOC121260772, whose product MLVLSQAPGGALSTKRCSLSSPPIPNFSKPNPLLFSYRRHKFSPRPFVNLTLATKQDISTSSSSSTNPSPFQNDQETVFVGEENVPLEGVIQFDKPTSSSSSSRLDKWGRVALLAGGDVLALLLFAAIGRFSHGFSVFDAETLRTADPFIAGWFLSAYFLGGYAEDGRGMNGLSKGVFAAAKSWGLGIPLGIIIRAATSGRFPPYNFIAVTMGSTAVLLIGWRAILYKILPNDKRKTSDVYRRGNPFELFELLTSLVRRW is encoded by the exons atgcTTGTGCTAAGCCAAGCTCCAGGGGGAGCTCTATCGACCAAGAGATGTTCCCTCTCATCCCCTCCCATTCCCAACTTCAGCAAACCAAATCCTCTCCTCTTCTCCTACCGCAGACACAAATTCAGTCCCAGGCCCTTCGTCAATCTCACGCTCGCAACCAAACAAGATATCtctacctcctcctcctcctccaccaatCCTTCCCCTTTTCAAAATGACCAAGAAACTGTTTTCGTGGGTGAGGAAAATGTTCCTTTGGAGGGGGTCATCCAGTTTGACAAacccacttcttcttcttcttcttcccgtTTAGACAAATGGGG TCGGGTTGCTTTGCTTGCTGGTGGGGATGTTCTGGCTTTGCTTTTGTTCGCCGCAATTGGGAGGTTCAGTCACGGCTTCTCTGTCTTTGACGCTGAGACGCTGCGCACAGCGGACCCTTTTATTGCCG GGTGGTTTTTAAGTGCTTACTTCCTCGGAGGTTATGCGGAGGATGGCCGTGGAATGAATGGTCTTTCAAAGGGCGTCTTTGCGGCTGCTAAATCATGGGGCCTAGGAATTCCG CTGGGGATAATTATAAGGGCGGCAACCTCAGGTCGTTTTCCACCTTATAACTTTATAGCAGTAACAATGGGAAGTACTGCTGTTTTACTCATTGGATGGAGAGCAATATTGTACAAAATTCTTCCGAATGATAAGAGAAAGACAAGTGATGTATATCGTCGTGGCAACCCATTTGAGTTGTTTGAG TTACTCACATCATTGGTACGAAGGTGGTGA